The DNA sequence GCGCGAGCAGCTGCAGCGATGCATCGAGGAGGTGGCGGCACAGGCGCAGTCTCTGGAAGATTTCGCCACGTCGTGCGGTTTACCAGCCGTTACGACCTTGTCGCGGCTGGAAGCCTGGCTCGCTGTCCGGGTTTCGGCACTCGAACTTCGCGCGCAATTGCGCTCTGTCCGTCTGGAATTCGACCGGGCGCACGCCGAGGAGGTGGAAGCTATTCGCGGGCTCAGCGACGACCTCGCCGGCATCGGCATAAGAGAAGGGCTTTCGGAGCGTCTCGAAGATCTCATGCAGATCGCGGAGGGGATCGTGTCGCAGGCACAGACCGCCGCCGCCGCCCGCAACGCGGCCCGTGAGGCGGCAAAGCGCAGCGCTATGCTCCTTGAAGGTCGACGCTCGACCCTGGATCTTGCGGAAGCCGAAATGGTCACCTGGCAGGAACAATGGAATACGCTTCTTGCCAAAAGCTGGCTTGCCGAACGCAGCGAACTGCTTCTGCCGGAGCAGATTGGCGCAATGCTTGCGGTCCTGCAGGACCTGGATAAGCTCGTGCAGCGCAAGGCCGATCTCGAGTATCGTGTCGCCGGGATGCGCAAGGATCAGGCGGCTTTTGAGCACGCCATCGCCGACCTCGCCGGCGGACCACCGGCCGACGATGCGCTCGCAACGTTTGCCGCGCTCAAGGCGCGAGCGGCCGAGGCGCAGCGGCTTGCCGACCGCCGGGCGACATTCCTGTCGGAGCTTGCCCGTCTGGACGACGAGCAACGCGCGATCTGTGCCGAGCAAGAGCTCCACATCGCGCGCAGGCGCCTCGTCCTCGAGTTTTTTGACTGTGAAACGGTAGACGATGCCATGCAGCAGTTCGAGGCGGCGCGCGAGCAGGAGCGCCTGCGCCTGCGAATCGCCGAACTGGAAGCGGATATCGCTTCCCGATTGGGCGTCGCCGCGTGCTCCGAGGCGGAAGCGTTACTCGCCGAGCTCGATGACGCTACGGTCCGGTTGGAACTGGCGCGGCTCGATGCAGCACTTGAAGACAGCGACCGCGACGTCAGCGAGTTGCACACGGACATGCGGGGCAAGGAGAAGGCGCTCGCCGATGTCGAGGGCGGAGATACGGTTGCAGAGCTTGATCAGAAGCGACGGACGTTGCTGCTCGACATCGAGAACAGGGCGCTTGCCTATCTCCGGCTCAGAGCCGGCGTCATCGCGGCCGAGACCGCGTTGCGGCTTTTTCGCGAGCGGCACCGCAGCGCGATGATGCGCCGCGCTTCCGAGACTTTCAGCCGGATCAGCGGCGGAGAATATTCCGGCCTTTCGGCGCAGTCCGACAAAGGGCAGGAGTTCCTGATCGCCAATGCCGCTGGCGGCGGATCGAAACTTGCCAAGGATCTCTCCAAGGGCACCCGATTCCAACTTTATCTGGCGCTGAGAATCGCCGGCTATCACGAGATCGCGGCAGCACGCGAATCGCTGCCGTTTATTGCGGACGACATCATGGAAACCTTCGACGACCGGCGCGCCGGCCGCGCCTTCGAACAGATGGCCGAAATGGCACGTGTGGGCCAGGTGATCTATCTGACGCACCACGAACATCTTTGCGAGATCGCCCGCAGTGCCTGCCCGACTGTCACTATCCACAGGTTATGATAGGGTCGCGGCCGACGCAGCGCCTGTTCGCCGTGACGCGTTTTCACTGAAGAGAAGCGCCGCAGACGAAAACCCGGAGGAACGTGAGATGGATATCATACCCGGTGGATCGAGACCTTCGATGCGCGCTCCGGCCGAGTATTTCACCGGCACCGTGCGGCAGAACCCTGTCATCGAGGCCGCAGACCCGGCGCGGGTCCGCGCCGTCAGCGTCACTTTCGAACCGGGCGCCCGCACCGCCTGGCACACGCACCCGCTCGGCCAGACATTGGTCGTGACCTCTGGCCGCGGACTCGCACAAAGCTGGGGTGGCCCGGTGCGCGAGATTCGCGTCGGCGACGTCGTCTGGTTCCCGCCGGGCGAAAAACATTGGCACGGTGCCGCGCCCGACACCGCAATGGTGCATCTTGCGATTCAGGAGGCGCTCGATGGCAAGGCTGTGGATTGGCTGGAGCATGTGACCGACGAGCAGTATCGCGGCGCATAGGTCAGGTCCGAAGAAATACTGTCGGCCCTATCGTCCGTGGCCTCGGTTGATTGCCGCGAGTCGCCACAGCTAGCTTCGACGGTGATCGTCGAAGCCCTGATTCCCGCTCGTTTAAAATACGACAGTCATCGCGAAGACGGATTCTGAAGCAGCAGGTGAGAACGGCATAGGTAAGCACGCGGCTACTGCGGTGATCTTATATGACATCGATCTTCGGGGGAAATGGTGGGCGATGAGAGACTCGAACTCCCGACATCCTCGGTGTAAACGAGGCGCTCTACCAACTGAGCTAATCGCCCTTCCGCGTTTGGACCGGATCAG is a window from the Ensifer adhaerens genome containing:
- a CDS encoding (R)-mandelonitrile lyase, giving the protein MDIIPGGSRPSMRAPAEYFTGTVRQNPVIEAADPARVRAVSVTFEPGARTAWHTHPLGQTLVVTSGRGLAQSWGGPVREIRVGDVVWFPPGEKHWHGAAPDTAMVHLAIQEALDGKAVDWLEHVTDEQYRGA